In Carya illinoinensis cultivar Pawnee chromosome 7, C.illinoinensisPawnee_v1, whole genome shotgun sequence, the following are encoded in one genomic region:
- the LOC122317038 gene encoding probably inactive leucine-rich repeat receptor-like protein kinase At5g48380, whose translation MNIPTQMVLKGKYFAILAHTLILHVGLVFLGGSSSFANESDIYCLRTIKDSLEDTYNHLSSSWNFENNTEGFICKFKGVECWHPDENRVLNISLSDMGLKGEFPHGIGNCTSLASLDLSSNKLSGSIPSNISDKLPFVTSLDLSSNSFSGEIPLSLANCTYLNVLKLDHNQLTGMIPPQLARLNQIQKFSVSNNLLSGPVPSFDSTVTAESYANNIRLWGAFEILPKYYQ comes from the coding sequence ATGAATATTCCCACGCAAATGGTTTTGAAGGGCAAATATTTTGCCATTCTTGCCCACACTTTGATCTTGCATGTGGGGTTGGTTTTTTTGGGTGGTAGTTCAAGTTTTGCCAATGAGAGTGATATTTACTGCTTGCGAACCATCAAAGACTCTCTTGAAGACACTTACAACCACTTGAGCTCTTCATGGAATTTTGAAAACAATACTGAGGGATTCATTTGTAAGTTCAAAGGCGTGGAGTGTTGGCATCCTGACGAGAACAGAGTTCTAAATATTAGCCTTTCGGACATGGGTCTTAAGGGCGAGTTTCCCCATGGCATTGGGAATTGCACAAGTTTGGCAAGCCTAGATCTTTCTAGTAACAAGCTATCAGGGTCCATCCCTAGTAATATATCAGATAAACTGCCATTTGTGACATCCCTAGATCTCTCATCCAACAGTTTTTCAGGTGAAATCCCATTAAGTCTGGCGAATTGTACGTACTTGAATGTGCTTAAACTCGATCACAACCAATTGACTGGTATGATCCCACCTCAACTTGCTCGGCTTAATCAGATCCAGAAATTTAGTGTGTCCAACAATCTCTTGTCAGGGCCTGTCCCTAGTTTTGATTCTACTGTAACTGCAGAGAGCTATGCGAATAATATAAGACTGTGGGGGGCCTTCGAAATCCTGCCAAAATACTACCAATGA